The sequence CCAAGTGGACGCCGGCGGTCGCGGTCTCGCTGTCGCACGAGTCCGATCTCGTGCGAGCACCGACGGCGACGACGGGCGCGGCGGCGGCCGCCGAGCTGCGCTCGCGCACGCGCGCCGATCTCGGCGTCGCGATCGGCCTGTTCGACTGGATCGAGCTCGGGGTCGCGTTGCCGGTGGTGCTGCGTCAGCGCTGGGTCGACAACACCGCCGGCGGACCGCGGACCGGCATCGGCGACGTCAGGGCGGGCCTCAAGGGCACCATCTTGCGCCTGCCACGGCGCGGGCTCGGGCTCGGCGTGACATTCGACGTGACGGCCCCGACCGGCGCGATGGGTTCGCACCTCGGGCTCGGCACGCCCTCGTACGCGCCCCAGCTCGCGCTCGAGTTCCGCGCGGCGCGGGCGATCCGTGCCGCCTTCAACCTCGGGTACCTCGCGCGGCCCGACACGCGCGCGCTCGGCTACGTGGTCGGCGACGAGCTGACGCTGCGCAGCGCACTGCGGGTGCCGCTGTCGTCACGTCATGCGGTCGCGTTCGTGGCCGAGGTCGACGGCCGCGTCGCACTGGTTCGCGGCGCTCGCAGCGACGTGCAGGGGTTCCTCGGACTGCGCGGCGCCACCCGCAGCGGCGTGGTGATTGCGGGCTACGTCTCCGGCGGCCCCGGCCTCGCGCTGGGCAGCAGCGAAGTGGGTGGGGTGCTGTCATTCGCCTGGGCGCCGCCATCGCGCACCGGCGGCGCGCACCCGTTCGACGGCAGCCCGCGTCCCCGCGCGACCGCACTCGCGCTGCGACACGACGCGCTGGCGGCCCGTGAACCGCAGGCGCCACCACCGGTCGATCCCCGCGATCCCGACGGCGATCGCGTGGTCGCGAGCAACGATCACTGCCCGTCCGCAGCGGAGGATACCGACGGCTTCGAGGACGGCGACGGCTGCCCCGAGCTCGACGACGACCACGATGGCATCGCCGACGCCTTCGATCTGTGCCCGCGCGCGCCCGAGATCGTCAACGGCGCGCAGGATGCCGATGGCTGTCCGGATCGCCGCGGCACCGACGGCAGCGTGGCGAGCTTCGCCAGCCTCGATGGTCTCGTGCTCACGCCGGTGCTCGAGTTCGAGAACGGCACCGACGAGCTCACCGCGGCCGGGCGCGCCGCGCTCGATGCCTGGCTCGAGCTCGCGCATTTGAACCCATGGATCGAGCGACTCGAGCTCGCGATCTACGTGCACGCCACCGAGGACCCCGCGACCGATCGCGCGCGCGCACTGGCGCGTGCGGCCGCGCTGGTGGGCTACTGCCGCGCGGCCGGCCTCGAACCGTGGCGGGTGCAGATCAAGGAGCTCGGTGCAATCCCTGCGAGCCACGCCGAGCGGGTTCGTGCCGCCATCGTGCGCGCCGACGGTGGCACCCGTGGGCTCGCGCCCGAGCCCGCCGCGCTGACGCGCTGGCTCGAGCAGACGCGTCGGGACGCCGACGACACGCCGGCGCAGGCCAGCGACGATGCGCGCTTCTCGGCCCAGGGCCCGCCACCGGTGCCGTGATCACGCGCGCGGGTCAGGGCGCGGGCGCGCGGTAGATCCACACGTCGTGCCGCTGCACGACCTTGGCACCGTCGCGCGCGAGCACGCTGATGCGATTGCCGCCCGGCTCGAGCGGCACCGCGGCCTCGAATTCGAGCCGCCGCGCGGCCTCGCCGGTGGTCGCGTCGTTGGCCTGGTAGTGGACCTTGTGATCGACCTGGGCAGTGCCCGGCGGTCGCACCAGCACCACCACGTCGCGCGCGCGCTCGGGATGCGTGACGGTGCCGCGCACCTGCACCACGGCGGCGGTGGTCGACAGCGGCACGTCGCGCAGCTCGACCTGCGGTGGTCGCACCTGTACGCGGCGCTGCGGCGCCACCACCGATGCCTTCGCCGGCGCGGGCGTGAGTCCCACCAGGGTCGACGGGAGGAACAGGCGTCGTCCCTGACCGCCGCCATCGATGACGTGGTAGCCGCCCAGCGTGCCGACCACGGCGAGCGTGTCGCCGGTCTTCGCGGTCGCGCCGATCGGCGCCGACGGATGTGCGCCCTCGTAGAGGCGGGCCGCTTCGTCGCCGACCCGCACGGCGCCGCGGCCGGGCACGAAGCGCTCGGCGGCGTCGAGCACCCGGAAGCGCAGCTGATCCTGCGCGGCAGTCCGCAACGTCGCGTCACCGAGCACCAGCTCGAGCTCGAGCGGCACGCTGCGGTCGGCGTCCTCGTGGATCGTGAGGCCGAAGGCGCCGGCGACGTGGGCCCCGGGTGCGAGCGCCCCGAGCGATGCGAAGCCCTCTTCGAGTAGGCCTTGCCGCCCGCTCGAGTTGCGGACGAGCGCGCGGGTGTCAGGGCTGGTCCCGGGGCCGAAGTTGTGCGCGACGTAGGCCAGCAGCACGCGCTCGCCGGGCTGCAGCATGCCGTCGCCGTTCCCCGTCACCGTCATCGGCGCCAGCGCACTGCCGTCCTCGGGCAGCGGCCGCGCCGGGGCCACCGCCGCCAGCGCGGGGTCGTCGACGATCCAGTACTCGTACGCCAGCGACGGCCGCGGCGCGCCGACGATCTCGAACATCGCACGCGCCTCGGCATCGGGCTCGGCACCGGGCAATCCGACGTGCACGTCGACATCGATGGCATCGGTGAACGCGCTGTGCCAGGGCATCACGTGCAGCTTCACATCGCGCGTGACGGTGGCACCGGCAGCAATCGCGCCGAACATGATCTCGATGCCATCGAGCTCGTCGTGCACGCAATCCGTGATCGCGTGCACGCGATGCGCGGTCTGGGATCCGCGATTCTCGACCGCGACCGTGAGCCCGAACGCCTCGCCCGCGGCAATCGGCTGCTTGCCGGTGACCGTCACGGTCGCGTGCAGCTGCGGCAGCGGCTCGTCCCGCGGCGGCGAGGACCAGTCGATGTCGTCGCGCGCGAGCGCGGCGCTGATGCGGACCTCCTCGTCGGCAGCCAGGCGCCAGCTGACGGCGTCGAGCTGCGTCGCGCGGTCGGGCTTCGCGGTGGCGAGCTCGCGGGCCAGCTCGAACGCGATGCGGATCTCGGGGTCGGCCAGCTCGCGCGGCAGCGGCGTCGCGCCGGCGGCAGCGACCAGCGACGCCGGCAACTCGGGGGTCGCGAGGTAGGTGACGCGACGCGCCCGCTGCTCGGCGGTGGGGTCCCCCTTGGACAGCTCGTGCGCCGCCGATGGCAGATGGGCCACGCGCGAACGCTCGCGCGCGCGCTCGAATCGCTCCTGATCGTAGAAGCGTGCGACCCCGGCGACGCCCGACAGCTCGACCGGCTGCAGCATGACGTCGGGCACCACGCCTGCGGTCTGCACGTGACGCCCGCCCGCCACCAACCACTCCGCCAGCGTCAGCTTGAGCGCGAGCTCGCGACCGTAGGGCGCCGCCGGACGGACCATTTGCACGGTGCCCTTGCCGAAGCTGGTGCGTCCGACCACGGTCGCGCGGCCGAGCGCCTGGAGGCCACCGGCGACGATCTCCGCGGCGCTGGCCGACTCCTCGTCGATGAGCACCACCACCGGCACGGTCTCGGGCAGCACCATCGCCGCCTCGGCCTCGGCGACCTCGTCGCCGGCCGCGCTGCGTACCACCACCAGCTCGCCGCGCGCGACCAGGTCGTCGATCATCTCGCTGGCCTGCGTCAGCACGCCCCCCGAGTTGCCCCGCAGGTCGAGCACCAACCCCCGTGGCGCGCCCGTGGCCGCGGCCAGCTTCTCGAGCTGCGCGCGGGCCTCCGCCGCGGTCTGCTCCTGGAACGCGTTGACACCGAGGTACGCGATCGCGTCGGGCAGGCCGACGCCGCGCACGCTCTCGATGCGGATGGTGTCGCGCCCGACCTCGACCGTCAGCTGCTTCTTGCCGCGCTGGATCTTCAGCACGACCTTCGAGCCGACCGGCCCCCGCAGGCGCTGCTGCGCCTCCTCGGAGGCCATGTTCACCGTCGACTCGCCATCGATCGCGAGGATGATGTCGCCGGCGAGCACGCCGGCCTTGTCGGCCGGCATTCCCGGCAGCACCGACACGATGAGGATGCGGCGGGCCTCGCTGCGGATCTGCGCACCGACCCCGCCGAACTCACCCTTGGTGCGCACGCCGAGCTCGGTGTGCTGCTCGGGGGTGAGCAGCACGGTGTGGGGATCGAGCGGCGAGAACATGCCGTTGATGGCGGCGTACTCGAGCTCGTGCAGCGCCTCGGGCTCGAGATCGAGGATGCCCTGCGCGAACTCGAGGATCTCTTCGACCCGGATCGCAGCCGCCGTGAGCGTCGTGAGATCGGTGAGCGCGAACTCGGCGGTCGCCGACCGCACGCGCACACGCACGGTGTCGCCGGTGACCTCGCCGAAGAACTCGGGCGTGTGCAGGCCCAGTGCCTCGACCGCCGCGACCACCTGCCCCCGCGGATCGATGCGCTGCTTGTCGAAGTAGTCGCGCTCCACCTCCGAGCCGGTCCAGACCAGCAGCGGGAACGCGTGCTTCGAGAGGTCCGGGACCTCGGGTTCCGCCGGCGCCTCGACCTCGGGCGCCGCGGGCTTTGAATCCCCGGCGGGGTCGGAGGCGTCCGTGCGCCCACAGCCGAGCGCGAGCGACAGAAGGGTCGGAAGCCAGGCCCGCATCAAGTGTCGGCGAGCATACCCCGCGGTCGCCGGACCCGCGGATCTACTTATCGTTTCAAGCTCGCGGTTCATCGTCGCAAACCCCCTCGCGAGATCCCGCTGAAGCGCCTGACATCGCGTACGCGCGATGCCTGGCACGGGATCTGTACCCGCACGCACGCACCGTGCGGCTCCCGCTCCGTCTCCTCGCGCTCCTCGTGCTCCCGGCCGCCTGCGCCGATGCGCCGATCACCGACGACCAGCTCGAGGCCGATGGCCTGCTCCGGGGCAGCCCCGCGGCGGCCCGGGATCAGGCCAACTTCTCGGTCGATCGCGCCGCCCCCCAGCGCGCCGCGTTCGTGCAGCTCTCGGCGGTGCTCGCCGCCGAGGCCGAGGGCGCCGTGCAGGACCGCGAGCGCTTCGCTGCGGATGTCGGGACCGTTCACCTGCACGTGCGCGCCGACGGCATCGACAGCGCGCGGCCGGTGACGTTCCGGTGGATCCACGGCGACCAAGCGACCGTGCTCGCGGGTACCATCGGCGGCGCGAGCACCCTCGAGCACGCATCGTCGGTGGACATCGCCCCGCATCAGGTCGGCCCCTGGCGCGTCGAGGTCGCGGCCGAGACCGTGCACGGCGAGCCGCCCGAGGTGCTGTACACGCGCGAGTTCGTGGTCGAGTAGCGCCGATCCATCACTCGCGGAGATCGGGTACGCTCGGCCGCGATGGTCACGACTGCCGAGGGACTACCCCCATCCATCCTCGAGGCGTTCGCGCGCGGGCTCTACTATGTCGCCGCGATCGACGGCCTCGAGCCGCGCGAAGAAGCCCTGCTGCGCAACCTCCTGCGCGAGACCGGCTCGACACTCGACTTCGACGATCTCGGCAAGGGCCCGTACGGCCCCGAGGACGTCGCGTTGGTGCTCGAGACCTCGTTCCTGCGCCGGGTCTTCATCCGTGCGGCGGTCGCGATGGTCAAGGCCGACGGACGCTTCACCGACGGCGAGCGTCGCGCCCTGGGCGAGATCGCCGACGCGTTCGGCATGAGCAACCGTGAATTCGGCGAGCTCGAGCAGGAGGCCGCCGGCGTCGCGCTGTGATCCGTCCTTGCTGCCCCGCCGGGAATGGGTTCCGGCGGTGGTGGGGTAGCGGCGCCGACGTTCGGCCGAGCCGCGCGGGTTCACGTCGAGGCGACTGACCGCATTCGAAGATCTTCCGGTTCCCCGAGGAGCATCCGTCACCATGGGCATCATCAGTTTCATCAAGAGCCAGCTCATCGACATCATCGAGTGGCTCGACGACACCAACTACACGCTGGTCTGGCGCTTCCCCGACGAGGACCACGAGGTCAAGAACGGCGCAAAGCTGATCTGTCGCCCCGGCCAGGCCGCCGTGCTCGTCAACGAGGGCAAGGCCGCGGACGTCTTCGGGCCCGGCACGCACACGCTGTCGACGCAGAACGTACCCATCCTCTCGACCCTGCGGGGCTGGAAGTACGGCTTCCAGAGCCCGTTCAAGGTCGAGATCTACTTCATCAACCTGCGGCAGTACCTCGACCAGAAGTGGGGCACCGCCAACCCCGTGCTGGTGCGCGACCCCGAGTTTGCGATCGCGGGCCGCCCGGGGCGGGTCCGCATCCGTGCCTACGGCTCGTACAACTTCAAGATCACCGAGCCGCGCGTGTTCTTCGACGAGATCGTCGGCACGCAGGGTTTGGTCTCGACCGACGAGATCGAGGCCTACCTCAAGCCGCGCATGGTCTCCGCGTTCTCCCAGGCGGCCGGCAAGAGCGAGCTCTCGGTCGCCGACATGGCGGCGCACTACGACGTGCTCGCCAACGCCGTGCGCGGCACCATCGAAGAGGACTTCAAGAAGCTCGGCGTCACGCTCACGAGCTTCTTGGTCGAGAACATCTCGCTGCCGCCCGAGGTCGAGAAGGCGCTCGACGCCGCGGCCGCGCAGTCCGCCCGCGGGGTCGACAACACCATGGCGTGGGAGGGGATGCAGGCCGTCCGCGACGCCGCCCGCACGCCCGGTGCGGCCGGGGGCGTGATGCAGGCCGGGATGGGCCTCGGCATGGGCGTGGGCATGGGCCAGGTGATGGCCGGCACCATGGGACAGGCCATGCCATATCCCCCGGGGTATCCGCCGCCGGGCTACCCACCGCCCGGCTATCCCCCGCCGCCCGGCTATCCCCCGCCGCCCGGCTATCCCCCGCCGCCCGGCTACCCGCCGCAGGGTGCTGCGCCGGCCCCCGCCGCCGCGGCCCCCGCCCCTGCCGCGGCGCCCGGCTCGCTCGAGGAGAAGCTGCGTGCGCTGAAGGCAGCGTTCGACGCCGGTCTGCTCACCGAGGACGAGTACAAGAACAAGCGCGCCCAGATCCTGGGCAGCCTGTAGCGACTGGTGCCAGGCGCCGGCGGGCGGCTTCGACTGTGGCCACCGCCGGCGCGCGCCGTATCCTGCGGGATCGTGTGAAAAGGTAGGACATCCCAGACCCCACTTCGCCCCGCCGATGCTCGATCACGCGGGGTTCGTCACACCTGGCCCATCGCTTGCTCAGTCATTGGGAGCGATGCAAGACGCCGTGGGTCTGTGTCTGGATGAAGAGGTTGGGTTGGTGCTGCGCCGTGATGCGAGCGAGATCGTGCTCGGCACGCAGCACGTCGATCTGCGCCGCTACTCGATCCTCCGACGACTGCTGACGGCGCTGCTCGAGCAGCGCGAGCGTCGACCGGGCGCACCGCTGTCGCTGGCGTCGCTGGTGGCGGCCGGCTGGCCGGGCGAGCGCATCCAGGCGAAGGCGGCGCGCAACCGCGTCCACGTCGCGCTCGCGACCCTGCGTCAGATGGGACTGCGTCCGTTCCTCATCCGCGACTGCGACGGCTACCTGCTCGCGCCCAGCCTCAGCATCGCCGACGCCGAGGCCGCCTGACCAAGCGGGCGGCGTGGCGCTAGGGCGGTCATCCCCGCGAGCGTCGCGGCTTCGGACTCGGCGAGGTCACGCGACGCGCCCACGCGAGGAGGTCGGTGATGAACGCGTCGTCGACCCGGCGGTCCACCATGTAGCGCTCGGGCGACGAAGCGCCGGGCTCGGGCTTGAAGAGGTGATCGAGCCCGGGGTACCGCCGGACCTCGAGGCTCGCACCGCGAGCCTTCGCGGCCCGCTCGAGCGCGCGCACGTCGGCGACGGGATCGATCTCGAAGTCCTTGTCGCCCTGCGCGAGCAGCATCGGCACGCGTACGCGACCAACGAGATCCGCCGGCTTCACGGCGAACACCTCGCGCAGCCACTGGGCCTGCGGTGCCAGCTCCTCGGGCACCGCGCGCCCGCTCACCAGGTCATCGAGCATCGTGCGTTGCTGCGCCCGGGCGCGCTCGCGGATCTCGGGCGGGAGCGCCTCGATGCGTGCCTCGGCCTGCGCGCGCATCACCTGTTCGTACGGCCGTCCGGGCACCGCGAGTAGCGCGAGCGCGTGCACGTCCCCGGCGCGCTTCGTGGCCAGCAACAGCCCACGCAGGCCGCCCTCACCGTGGGCGATGACGATGATGCGGTCGGGATCGACCTCGGGTTGCACCGCGAGGGTCGCCAGCGCACGCCCGGCGTCGTCGACCTGCGCGAGGAAACCCACCGGCCCCGGGGCGCTGCGACCTCGGCCGCGATCGTCGAAGCGGAGCACCGCGAAGCCGTTCTGCGCGAGCGCGTCGGTGATCTCGTGGCTGCCGAGGTCGACCGGCGGCGGCCCGGCGAAGCCGTAGCGATCCTCGAGCCCCGTGCCCGAGACGAACAAAACCGCGGGCACCGGGCCGGCGGCGCCCTTGGGGATCAGCAACTCGCCTGCAAGCGCGGGCTCGTCCGGTGGGCCCGGCAACTCCAGCTCGCGCACGTCGAAGTTGGCGTCGGCGGGCCTCGACCAACGCAGCACACGCGGCGCCTCGATCGTGAAGGCCGGCC is a genomic window of Deltaproteobacteria bacterium containing:
- a CDS encoding transporter is translated as MALPRRTISPEGGVVTESSQVLPKWTPAVAVSLSHESDLVRAPTATTGAAAAAELRSRTRADLGVAIGLFDWIELGVALPVVLRQRWVDNTAGGPRTGIGDVRAGLKGTILRLPRRGLGLGVTFDVTAPTGAMGSHLGLGTPSYAPQLALEFRAARAIRAAFNLGYLARPDTRALGYVVGDELTLRSALRVPLSSRHAVAFVAEVDGRVALVRGARSDVQGFLGLRGATRSGVVIAGYVSGGPGLALGSSEVGGVLSFAWAPPSRTGGAHPFDGSPRPRATALALRHDALAAREPQAPPPVDPRDPDGDRVVASNDHCPSAAEDTDGFEDGDGCPELDDDHDGIADAFDLCPRAPEIVNGAQDADGCPDRRGTDGSVASFASLDGLVLTPVLEFENGTDELTAAGRAALDAWLELAHLNPWIERLELAIYVHATEDPATDRARALARAAALVGYCRAAGLEPWRVQIKELGAIPASHAERVRAAIVRADGGTRGLAPEPAALTRWLEQTRRDADDTPAQASDDARFSAQGPPPVP
- a CDS encoding PDZ domain-containing protein gives rise to the protein MNRELETISRSAGPATAGYARRHLMRAWLPTLLSLALGCGRTDASDPAGDSKPAAPEVEAPAEPEVPDLSKHAFPLLVWTGSEVERDYFDKQRIDPRGQVVAAVEALGLHTPEFFGEVTGDTVRVRVRSATAEFALTDLTTLTAAAIRVEEILEFAQGILDLEPEALHELEYAAINGMFSPLDPHTVLLTPEQHTELGVRTKGEFGGVGAQIRSEARRILIVSVLPGMPADKAGVLAGDIILAIDGESTVNMASEEAQQRLRGPVGSKVVLKIQRGKKQLTVEVGRDTIRIESVRGVGLPDAIAYLGVNAFQEQTAAEARAQLEKLAAATGAPRGLVLDLRGNSGGVLTQASEMIDDLVARGELVVVRSAAGDEVAEAEAAMVLPETVPVVVLIDEESASAAEIVAGGLQALGRATVVGRTSFGKGTVQMVRPAAPYGRELALKLTLAEWLVAGGRHVQTAGVVPDVMLQPVELSGVAGVARFYDQERFERARERSRVAHLPSAAHELSKGDPTAEQRARRVTYLATPELPASLVAAAGATPLPRELADPEIRIAFELARELATAKPDRATQLDAVSWRLAADEEVRISAALARDDIDWSSPPRDEPLPQLHATVTVTGKQPIAAGEAFGLTVAVENRGSQTAHRVHAITDCVHDELDGIEIMFGAIAAGATVTRDVKLHVMPWHSAFTDAIDVDVHVGLPGAEPDAEARAMFEIVGAPRPSLAYEYWIVDDPALAAVAPARPLPEDGSALAPMTVTGNGDGMLQPGERVLLAYVAHNFGPGTSPDTRALVRNSSGRQGLLEEGFASLGALAPGAHVAGAFGLTIHEDADRSVPLELELVLGDATLRTAAQDQLRFRVLDAAERFVPGRGAVRVGDEAARLYEGAHPSAPIGATAKTGDTLAVVGTLGGYHVIDGGGQGRRLFLPSTLVGLTPAPAKASVVAPQRRVQVRPPQVELRDVPLSTTAAVVQVRGTVTHPERARDVVVLVRPPGTAQVDHKVHYQANDATTGEAARRLEFEAAVPLEPGGNRISVLARDGAKVVQRHDVWIYRAPAP
- a CDS encoding TerB family tellurite resistance protein, producing the protein MVTTAEGLPPSILEAFARGLYYVAAIDGLEPREEALLRNLLRETGSTLDFDDLGKGPYGPEDVALVLETSFLRRVFIRAAVAMVKADGRFTDGERRALGEIADAFGMSNREFGELEQEAAGVAL
- a CDS encoding SPFH domain-containing protein, encoding MGIISFIKSQLIDIIEWLDDTNYTLVWRFPDEDHEVKNGAKLICRPGQAAVLVNEGKAADVFGPGTHTLSTQNVPILSTLRGWKYGFQSPFKVEIYFINLRQYLDQKWGTANPVLVRDPEFAIAGRPGRVRIRAYGSYNFKITEPRVFFDEIVGTQGLVSTDEIEAYLKPRMVSAFSQAAGKSELSVADMAAHYDVLANAVRGTIEEDFKKLGVTLTSFLVENISLPPEVEKALDAAAAQSARGVDNTMAWEGMQAVRDAARTPGAAGGVMQAGMGLGMGVGMGQVMAGTMGQAMPYPPGYPPPGYPPPGYPPPPGYPPPPGYPPPPGYPPQGAAPAPAAAAPAPAAAPGSLEEKLRALKAAFDAGLLTEDEYKNKRAQILGSL
- a CDS encoding alpha/beta hydrolase, whose product is MPALREGLCAGALLATLGCLQPPPAAQGESTPPGDDADDAVLLAARGPGQLYAIGEVRGFELRQGGQRIGSSWGRYVGMDERGHHRFETRIELTFPGRAPARSSGELLLDGDGHLVEGFERSAAAELRFRRDGDSVVFTDGAQTDEVAYEPGRRPTAFMAHSAILHAELMFGLQGIVGREPAWRLISLSGGAPVEWSARVVERTPGNHHLRVQTSLGELVTLVDGRIAGIEVAATELSIVTIAAPTWPAFTIEAPRVLRWSRPADANFDVRELELPGPPDEPALAGELLIPKGAAGPVPAVLFVSGTGLEDRYGFAGPPPVDLGSHEITDALAQNGFAVLRFDDRGRGRSAPGPVGFLAQVDDAGRALATLAVQPEVDPDRIIVIAHGEGGLRGLLLATKRAGDVHALALLAVPGRPYEQVMRAQAEARIEALPPEIRERARAQQRTMLDDLVSGRAVPEELAPQAQWLREVFAVKPADLVGRVRVPMLLAQGDKDFEIDPVADVRALERAAKARGASLEVRRYPGLDHLFKPEPGASSPERYMVDRRVDDAFITDLLAWARRVTSPSPKPRRSRG